The Haloplanus natans DSM 17983 DNA segment CGTCACTTAAGACTTTTTATAAAGTTTGTGGTACTTACGTGAAATGGCCGAGACCACAACGAAAGTCATCTACATCGTCGAGTCGCCCATACTATCGTTTCTGAGCCATCCAACGGCGCTTCTGATAGCCTCCAAATGAAACAGAGGGGTTTCTATCGGTCACGGCAGGAGCCGCTTTATATGCTCTATTTGCCCCGTTCACGAGACGGCGTCGACGTGGGGTGTTTCGTGTCCTACTGTTCCCAACAGAAATTGAAATACTGTGGGTTGGTGGTCGTCTCGGATAGTCGGAGACGCCACGGCTCACGCCGCTGTTGAGTTACCCCACAGCCGAACGACAGTCTGAATCTGTGGGGTAACGGCTACTGTGGAGCCACCTACGGTCGTCGACGGCCACTCTCTCCACGGTCGCGCCATGTCCACGATAGGCCACCGACTCGTCTATAATCGTCGTGAGCGGCGCGTGATAGCCGTCTGTCGTCGTTGACGGGTAGGCACTGACCGAGGACACGACGGGAACAGCGGCCTATTTTCGTCCACACAATGGAAAAATAAAACCACTTCTTCAACGAGATATGCGGTGCGGTCTGCGGTGACTGTGGTGTACCCTGCTATCGTAGATAGTCAGTAACTCCACGACGGCTTGCGGAGTGAACCTACGTAGGGTATCAATCGAACAGTACCGAGACGTAGGTGACTGTCAGGCGTCGGTCCCTGACGGTTCGCTCCATCTCGGTCAAGATTCCCTCGATACATATAGGTACAGAACTACTCACTATTAAGCATTACCCAATAGTTATCTACTATGAGGTGGCGCGGGGGTTCCCCGAATCGAAAAAGAACAGCTACGGGGTTCGATTACTCCAAGCGGTCGAGTACGTCCCGTCGCTTTTCAGGTGGCGATTGATCGTAGCGGGCCGTCGTCTGCGGTGACTTGTGTCGTAGCTGGTTCTGTGCTGTGGATAGGTCCGATTCGTCGATGATGTACGTCGTCGTCGACCGCCGTATCGAGTACCACGAGAGGGAGCGATTCGTCGTGTCGATTCCCGCGATCTCACACAGTCTATCGAGGACATACGAGAGGGAATCGGACGTGAACGGGTTTCCCTCCCTCGTCTGCCACAGTGCCTCGGTCCCCTCGTATTTCGGTCGGTGCCGTCGTTCGGAAAGCCACCGTGAAAGCATCCGTGCCGTTCGGTCGGTCAATGCGGATGCCCACTCGTTGTCATCCTTTCGTGACCCTTCTTTCGGGACACGAAGCAGGTTTCGTTCGGTGTCGACCCACGCGACAGTAGCGCGTTCGACTTCCACGGGCCGAAGGCCACAGTCGAGAGCGGTGAACACCAACGACGGTATCTTGAATCCGTTGGCTTGCTCGAAGTGACGGGGGCCAATCTCGTCTTTCGGTATCTCGTAGCGTTGGGCCAGGTGAATCTTCCACCTGTCCCGTTCGTCGGGTGACAGTCCATTGTAGTTCGGGACCGTCCCATACTCCAAGGCGGCTTCGCGGATACGTCGTCGTTCTTCTTCTGTGAGAAAGTCCCGTGACGTAGTGGTGCTTTGATCGTTGCTGAACGTCCGTTCGGGGTCCCACTGTTCGTCTCCGATGGCGTGGTGACGCCACTTGAATAGCGTCTGAATGGCCTTCTGGACGTTCGCTTTCGAGTCGGGGGCTTTGTCCCCGTAGGCCAGTTCCTCCATGTACGCGTCAGCATCGGCGTGTGTGACCGTCGTGGTGTAGGTGTCCCGACGGTCCCACGTCCATTCGTAGAAGTCATTAGCACGGTAACTGCGTCCCCGTGCCGTCCGTCTCGCGTATCCTTCGCCGTCGTCGGGGGACTTACCCTCGGCAAGCATCCACTGAATGAACCGTCGTCTGTGTTCGGCGTAATCGACGACTTGGCGCGGGTTCAGATACTCCTCGGTGCCGTCAGGGACGATTGCGATACCATCTATCCGTTCGTCCAAGGGGTGAACGTCCGTCACGGCCCGTCACCGTCCACCTGACTGTCCACGTCACCGTCCACTCGACTGTCCACGTCACCGTCCACTCGACTGTCCACGTCACCGTCCACCTGACTGTCCACGAACGGGACCGTCACTATCCGTGACGTGGTGGTTAGTCGAACGATACAACGAATCGGGTTGGTTCTATTGTCGGCCATGGTTCGGGATTCACTGTGACGTTCGTCCCCGAACTAATCGGACAGTAACGGGACTGTGAGCCGTAATCCACGGTGAGAAAAGTGCTCGGTCAGGGATTTGAACCCTGGTCGTCGGCTCGAAAGGCCAACATGATTGGCCGGACTACACCAACCGAGCGCCGCAGTTCCGACGAGGAGTGGACCCTTGATAAATCCGTCTTTTTCGGGCGCGGTCAGGTGACGTTCCGGAATTCGAAGCGGGCGCCGCCGTCCTCGCTCTCGGTCACGGTCACCGTCCAGCCGTGTGCCGTCGCCACGTCCTCGACGATGCCGAGGCCGATGCCGGTTCCGTCGTCGGCCGTCGTGTAGCCGAACTCGATGACGTGGTCGCGCTCCGCCTCGGGGATGCCGACGCCGTCGTCGGCGACGTAGAACCCGTCGGGGAGCGGACCGACCGTGATCGAGAGGCCGGGTGTGTCGTCCGCGGTGTCGTCGCCACCGTCTTTAACCGAATCGTCGGACTGCGTCCGGTCGTGGATGGAGGCACGCACCACGCTACTGTCGGCCTCCGGCCGACTGCTCGTGGAACCATGCTCCACACAGTTCCGAAACAGGTTCTCGAACAGTTGCTGGATTCGGGTTCGGTCGCCGCTGGCGTCGCGGTCGAGGTCGACGGTCAACGTGGCCGTCGCCGTCTCGACCTGTGCCCAGGCGTCGGCCGCGACTTCCCCCAGTTCGAGGTCGACGGGGTCGTCGACGGCGCGGCCCGCCCGCGCGAGAATCAACAGGTCGTCGACGATAGTCAGCATCCGTTCGTGGGAGTTCGCGACGTTCCCGAGGGCCTCGCTCTTACACTCCTCGCGCGCCACCTCGAGCCACCCCTCGGCGACGTTGAGCGGGTTCCGGAGGTCGTGGGAGACGAGCGTCGCGAACTTCTCCAGCCGGTCGTTCTGGCGGCAAAGCCGGTCTTTGGTCAGCTTGCGTTCGAGCGCGGCGCTCACCCACCGACCCATCAGATCGACGAGCGTGACCTCCCAGTCGGAGAACTGTTCGGTCCGCGGGTCGCTGTCGTAGAAACAGAACGTCCCGTACACCTCGTCGCCGACGAAAACCGGCGTGCCGAGATAGCAGCTGATTCCCCAGTCCCGGTTGCCGGCCCGCTCGACGAGGTCCGGGGCATCCTCTGCGACGTTCCCGAGGACGAGCGTCTCCTCCGTGAGGACGATCCGCTCGCAGTTCGTCGCGGCCAGGTCGACGGTGTCGCCAGCCTCTAGGTCGCCGGGCGAGCGGACCACCTCGAAGACGTATTCGTCGCCCCGGACGCGCGAGAGCGTGCCGTAGTCCATGCCGAGAACGCGCTGGCCGATGCGCAGGAGGTCGTCGACCCGCTCCTCGAACGTCGATTCCCGGTCGGCGATCGTCTCGTATATTTCCCGAAGGACGGTTTCGCGGCTCGCGACGCGGTCGTGGCGCCGACGCCGCTCGGTGATATCACGGAAACAGACGGACAGCCCCGTCTCGGACGGCGAGGCCCGCACCGCCAGCCACGCGTCGAGTGGTTCGTAGTACGCGTCGAAGCAAACCCGTTCCCCCGTCCGCATCGCCTCCCGGTATCGCTGCTCGAACGTCGTACCGACCGCTTCGGGGACCACCTCCCAGATGTTCCGCCCGACGAGCTCCGACACGGAGACGGACTCGCCGGCGGCGTCACGGATGACGGCGCGCCCAGTCTCGTTCAGATACGTGAACCGCCAGTCGGTGTCGAGTCCGAAGACGCCCTCGCTCAGCCGGTCGAGGACCTCCGTCGTGGTCGAATCGCCGTCGTCTCGACCGTCAGCCATCCACACCCACCGACACCATCGTCATACGTATAAGTAGGCGACTGCGTTCAAAAGCTCACCGGCGGTTCGTACTGTCGACCGTCTCCGTTTCACGATAGTCGGTGGCCCGGAGTGGCGAACATCGCACCGCCAGCCCCAGTCGTGGCCGATCACGACGGCGTTATCTCGAACGTCGTCGATACGCCGTCGGAAGTGCGGTGGAGCTGGAGTTCGCCGATGGCGGCCGTCGCGGTCAGTTCCCCCGTGGGCCAGTCGCCCGTCTCGAAGGTCATGGCGTCTTCCCACGTGTGGAGCCCCGCGGTGTCGACGCGCCGGTCCACGTCGCGGAACCGCCGAACCACCAGGTCGCCGTCGTGAACCACGTCGACGCCCTCCTTGAGATTGATCGTCCCCTCGGGGACCCGGAGGCGGTACCGGAAGGCGACGACGGCTGGCTGGCCGCGCTGGATTCGCTCGACCCGGTTCGCGGTCAGATCGCCCGGCTCAGCCCACGTCGAGACGACTGCTACGTCGAGCAACTGCGGCAGATACTGTCGCTCCGGGGGCGTCATCGTCGGTGCCGGCGTCCCGGTTGGCGTCGGCGTGGCGGTGGCCGTCTCGGGCGGCGCGGCCGTCGCCGTCGGCGTCCCGTCGGTCGAGGGTTCGGTCCCCGTCGAGCCACAGCCCGCGAGTCCGGTGATCCCCGCTAGGAACGCGCGTCGATCCATAGCATCCGGTGGGGGAGTCAGCATTATAAGGATTCGTCATACACTCCGGCGCGTCCCAGCCCGGGCGTGTCGTCGTCGGATCGGTCGAGCGCGCGGAGGCCATCACACGCCGGGACGTAGAGCCGGCCGGCGTCGACGACGCTGTCGTCGTGGAGGCAGAGCCGGCGGTCGAACTGGTCCTCGTCGTAGCCGACCGTCCACCGTTCGGTGCCGTCGGCCGACGACAGGGCGAACGCCGGCGCGCCGCGGACGCTCTTCCGCCAGCGGATGCGGTTGGCGTCGAGACCGACCGCCGCGCCCACCGTCGCCAACAGGAAGCCTATAGTAGCTCACACCTGATCGCAGGATTGCTCTGACTTACAAAGGCTACTGTAGCTGCGACGACCAGCGATCCGATGACATATCGGATGATGGATAGCTCCCCCGCTTATCATCGCCCGTCGCCGTCCGGCGTGTGGTTCGACCGGCCCTACACCTGCGGACCTTCCTCGTGGGGTTGGATCACGACGAAGCCGTCGGTGCCGGTGAACTCCATCTGGATGGATTCGCCGGAGGTCTGGCCGATTTCGATGGCCTTGTTCGTCCCGACCGACGGCGAGAGGTCGGTGCTCCACGCGACGGTGGCGTCGGGATCGGTGACGACCGGCGGCGTCAACACCAGCGGGTCGCCGTGGGTCGTGACGGCGACCTGTCCGGGGCCGGAGAGATAGACGTTCGTCAATCCGCCGGCCGCGGCTTCGGAGAGGCCGCCGATGGTACTGATCTCGTAGTCGACCGACGACTCGAACGCGAGTACGTCGGTGCCGTTGACCGAGATGGCCTCCTCCTCGCGTAGGTCGAGGACCTGTACCTTCTTGCCCTGGTCGGCGACGTAGAGGTGGCCGTGGCCCTCGGCCTCCATGACCGGCGTGCCTTCGCTCGAGACGGCGTCCTTGACGAACCCGGTCAGTCCACCTTCGGCCGAGGACTTCCCAGTGAAGGTCAGATCGCCGGTGTAGCCGATCATCGATCCGGCCTTGACCATCACCGTCCCGTCGACCGGGATATCCAGAAGGCGCTTGTTCTCCCGCTGGAAGCCGTCGCCACCCTCGGCGGGTGCGTTGGACCGCGTGAACTCCTCCAGTTTCATAGCCGCTCGGTCGTTCGTCCACGGATCACATATCGGTGGTGGAGACTCAAATCCTCGTTTGAGGGTGTCGTGGGAGTTTAGCTGTGGTACAGCGCCGTCATCATCCGCTCAGACAGCGACACAATTATTGTCTGAACGCCCGTCGGTGGTGAGCAAAATGGGCGTTCCGTGTCACCGCTCCCGACTGATAGTGTTTATTGTAACTGGTTACCGGTGGATTGCCGGACCGTCTTGGCTCCCCACCGGTAATGACTTACAATGAACACTATCACTCGTCGTCCCGAGTGGGACGACTCGCTCCTTGTGGGAGTCGGACAACAGGCCGACATTCAAATGCGACAAGAAGCGTGTGTTAGTCAGTTGAATAGTCGCATCGAATCAATAGGAGTGGGACACTCCGAATCTACGCCTGCAGGGTCTGGAGCCGCTGTGTCCACGGCGGATGCACGCTCTGACACAGAAACAGGAAGCCCCACCTTCAGCGAGGCCGCCAGGCCGAGCAGGGTGGGGTAGTTCACACGGTCCGGTCCGCACCTGTCTACCGATGTCGCCCGCCCTGTACGACCACGTCCGGCCGGTCGACGCCGACATCCCCGCCGGTGTCTATCGGGTCGTCGGCGTCGGCGACGGGACGGTGACGCTCCTCCGGGTCACCGACGCCGACGGGAACCGACGCCACACCGGCCGGACGACCACCGTCGACGCCGGGACGTTCGCGGACTTCGCCCCCGCCGACCCGCCGACTCGCTCCCAGTCGGCCGTCGAGGCCACGGCGTCGGCGCTGGAACTGGGGTACTGGTCCCTCCGAGCGTTCACGAGGGAACTGGCGACTCGCCCGCTCCTGACCGCCCTCTCGTTCGCTCCGGTCCTGTTCGGCTTCGTCGGCGACGGGGCCGTCCCACTCCCCGACCCTGCGTTCGGCGGATCGATCCTCGTCGGCAGTCTCGCGCTTGCCGCCATCGGGAGCGGGCGGCTGTAATCGGCCCGATGGCTATCCGCGTGCGATGCCATCCGGCAAACCCCCGACTCGTGAGGAATGCCGACGCCCCGCCGCGAAATTCGGCAGTCTGCGACGTGTCATTTTCGAATCGAAAGTTGAACAGGGTTTGAATCACCTCCTTCGAAAGAGTAACCGAACTAAGTGTGGGTCACGTAGCACTACCCGAGATGGGAGCACGCACGACGCACCTCGACGTCACGGGGATGACCTGTGCCAACTGTTCGACGACGGTCGAGGACGCGCTGACGGCCCTCGACGGCGTGAGGGGCGCGACCGTCAACGCTGCCACCGACGGTGGGACCGTGGAGTACGATCCCGACGCGATCTCCCTTCGGGAGGTGGTCGACGCCATCGAAGACGCCGGCTACGGCGTAGTCACGGAGACGGTGACGGTCGCAATCACCGACATGACGTGTGCGAACTGCGCGCGGACCAACGAGGTGGCGCTCGAATCGGTCCCGGGCGTCGTCGATGCGGAGGTGAACTACGCCACCGACGAGGCGCGGGTCACCTACCTCCCCCGGGACGCCTCGATCGACGCCCTGTACGACGCTGTCGAGGACGCGGGCTACTCGCCGGTCCGTGAGGAGAGCGACGGCACCGACGCCCGCGACGCCGCACGACGGGGCGAAATCCGCAAACAGCGTCGGCTGACACTGTTCGGCGCGGTGCTGGCGACGCCGCTGCTTCTCGCCCTCGCCGAGAAGTTCCTGCTCGGCGGCGGCGTCTTCCCCGACCGAATCTTCGGCGTCACCGTCGGCTGGGTCATGTTCCTCCTCGCGACGCCGGTACAGGCCGTCCTCGGCCGGCCGTTCTACAGAAACGCCTACAAGGCCCTCGTGAAGAACCGCCGTGCCAACATGGACGTGCTCATCGCCCTCGGGTCGTCGACGGCCTACCTCTACTCCGTGGCCGTCCTCCTCGGCGCCGTCGCCGGGGGCCTCTATTTCGACACGGCGGCGCTCATCCTCGTGTTCATCACGCTCGGCAACTACCTCGAAGCCCGGTCGAAAGGGCAGGCGGGCGAGGCGCTCCGGAAACTGCTGGAGATGGAAGCCGACACGGCAACTGTCGTCCGCGACGGGCGTGAGGAGGAGATTCCCCTCGAAGATGTCGAGGTAGGTGATCGGATGAAGGTCCGTCCCGGCGAGAAGGTGCCGACCGACGGCGTCGTCGTCTCCGGGCAGTCGGCGGTCGACGAGTCGATGGTGACCGGCGAGTCCGTCCCCGTCGAGAAGGGCGTGGGCGACGAGGTGATCGGCTCGACGATCAACGAGAACGGCGTCCTCGTCGTCGAGGCGACGAAGGTGGGTGCGGACACGGCGCTCCAGAGCATCGTCCGGACGGTCAGCGAGGCCCAGTCCCGTCAGCCCGAGATTCAGAACCTCGCCGACCGCATCTCCGCGTACTTCGTTCCCGCGGTCATCGCCAACGCCGTCGTCTGGGGCGTCGGCTGGTATCTCGCGCCCGAGACCCTCGCCGAGGCCGTCGCGTGGCTTCCGGTCTGGGGCCTCGTCGTGGGCGGCCCCGTCGTCGCCGGCGGCGCGGTGTCGACTTTCGAGTTCGCGGTGATCGTCTTCGCCTCCGCCGTCCTCATCGCCTGCCCCTGTGCGCTGGGACTCGCGACGCCGGCGGCGACGATGGTCGGGACGACCATCGGCGCACGACACGGTGTGCTGTTCAAAGGCGGCGACGTGCTCGAACGCGCGCGCGACGTGGACACGGTCGTCTTCGACAAGACGGGGACGCTGACCCAAGGCGAGATGGAACTGACCGACGTGGTGGCGCTCGGGGAGGGGGCGCTCCCCGACGGCGGGCAGTTGAGACGCCCCGACAGCCGCACCGAAGACGACGTACTCCGCCTCGCCGCGACGGCGGAACGCGGGAGCGAACACCCCCTCGCTCGCGCTATCGTCGCCGGTGCCGAGGCCCGCGGGATCGAGGTGGGCGACGCCGACGGCTTCGAGAACGTTCCGGGCCACGGCGTGCGGGCGCGGATCGACGGAAGCGCACTTCCGGGGACGGGTGGTGACGGCCCCGTCGAGGTGCTCGTTGGCAACCGGAAGCTCCTCCGTGACAACGGGATCGACCCCGCGCCCGCCGCCGACACGATGGAGCGACTGGAGCGTGAGGGAAAGACGGCGATGCTGGTGGGACGCGTGCCCGCCGGCACGGATGGCGTGCCCGCCGGCACGGATGGCGTGCCCGCCGGCACGGATGGCGTGCCCGCTGGCACGTTCGACGCCGACGGGGGCGAACTCCTCGGCATCGTCGCGACCGCGGACACGGTCAAGGAGCGCGCGACCGAGGCCGTGAGCGGGCTCCGGGCGCGCGGACTGGACGTACTCCTGCTCACCGGGGACAACGAGCGCACCGCCCGCGCCGTCGCGGAGCGGGTCGGCATCGACCCCGCGAACGTCCGCGCCGGCGTGCTCCCCGAGGACAAATCCGACGCGGTCGAGGCGATCCAGTCGGAGGGACGGCGGGCGATGATGGTCGGCGACGGCGTCAACGACGCGCCCGCCCTCGCCGTCGCGTACGTGGGGTGTGCCATCGGTTCGGGGACGGACGTGGCCATCGAGGCGGCGGACGTGACGCTGATGCGGGCCGACCCGCTGGACGTGGTGAAGGCGATCCGGATCTCCGAGGCGACGCTCGCGAAGATCAAGCAGAACCTCGTGTGGGCGCTCGGCTACAACACCGCAATGATTCCACTGGCGTCGCTCGGCCTGCTCCAACCCGCCCTCGCCGCGGGGGCGATGGCCATCTCCAGCGTCTCGGTGCTGACCAACAGCCTCCTGTTTCGCCGGTACGTGCCGGACCACGACTACGAACTCCTCGGACGGCTGCGCTGACGACCGAGCGCCTTTAGACACCCCCCATCGAAAGCGGCGGCATGGTACTCAGAACTCTCGATGGCGTCGAACCGACCGTCCACGAGGACGCCTACGTCGACGACGACGCGGTCGTCATCGGCGACGTGACGCTCGAACGCGCGGCGTCGGTCTGGCCCAACGCCACGCTCCGTGGTGATCACTATCCCATCGTCGTCGGCGAGGAGTCGAACGTACAGGACAACGCCGTCCTCCACGAGGACGCCGTCCTCGGCCCGCGGGTCACCGTTGGCCACTCCGCCATCGTCCACGCCGCGACGGTCGAGGAGGAGGCACTGATCGGCATGGGCGCCATCGTCCTCGACGACGCCACGGTCGGCGAGGGCGCCATCGTCGCCGCCGGAAGCGTCGTTACCGGCGGGACCGACGTCCCGCCCGGGTCGCTGGTGGCGGGCACGCCCGCCGAGGTAATCAAAGAGGTCGACGGCGAGATGGGTTCGATCGCCGCCGACGAGTACGTGAAACGGGGCGCTCAGTACGCCGAGTCCTCGCGGGTCGTCGACGAGGACTAGCCTTCGCCGACCATCCGATCCTCGTCTTCCCACTCTTTCGATCGGAGTTCGTACTTCTGGATCTTTCCGGTTGCCGTGGTGGGGAGGGTGTCGACGAACTCGACCTGTTTGAGCGTCTTGAACCCCGCGAGGCGCTCGCGGGTGAACGCGATCAGTTCCTCGGCGGTGACGCCCGGATCGTCCGGATTCCCGTTCGCTGGCACGACGAATGCCTTCGGTTCCTCGCCCCACCGCTCGCTCGGGGCGGGGACGACCGCCACGTTTCCGACCGCTTCGTGGTCGAACAGCGTGTCCTCGAGTTCGATGCTGGAGACGTTCTCGCCGCCGGTGATGATGATGTCTTTTTTCCGATCCTGGATCGAGATCATGCCGTTCTCGTCGACGGTCGCGAGGTCCCCCATGTGGTAGTAGCCCTCGGCGCGTTCGGAGAAGGCCTCCTCGGTCGCTTCCGGCATCTCCCAGTAGCCTTCCATCACCTGGTTGCCGCGGACGACCACCTCGCCGATGGTCTCGTCGTCGCGGGGGACGTCCTCGCCGTCCTCGTCGACGACGCGCACTTCGGTGCCGAGGAAGCCGAGACCCTGTCTCTTTTTCACCCTGAAGCGGTCGCGGCTGTCGTCGTCGAAGTGGCGCCGGGCCTCGGAGGTGGTGATGAGTGGCCCCGTCTCGGTGGCACCGTAGACCTGCATGAGATACCAGCCGAACTCGTCCTCGACGGTCCGGATAGTCGCCTCCGGCGGCGCCGACCCCGCGGTGGCGATGCGCACGTCGTTGTCACCCTCCGTGGGTTCGTCGTGGTCCTCGTAGTAGTCGATGAGCATATTCAGCACCGTCGGCGCACCACAGAGATAGGAGACGTTCTCCTCGCGCACCGTCTCGAAGATCCACTCGGCGTTGATGCCACGCGTACAGACGTGTGTCGCGCCCATGCCGGTGATGGCGTAGATGTGTCCCCACCCGTTGACGTGGAACATAGGGAGCGTCCAGAGGTAGACGTCGTCGTCCGTGATCTTCTGGTGAATCGCGGTGAGATAGGCGTGGAGCGTCTCACACCGGTGAGTCCGCATCACGCCTTTCGGGTCGCCGGTCGTCCCCGACGTGTAGTTGATGGTGATGACCTCGTCCTCGCTCATCTCCGGTCGGTCGTAGTCGGCCCCCGCCGATTCGACAACGGCGTCGAAGCCCTCCCAGTCGCCGTCGACGGCGTCGGGGTCGTTCGTGACGAACGTGCTGGTCGGTACGTCGTCGCGGATGGCTTCGACCTTCTCGGCGTAGTCGTAGTCGGCGTAGATGGCGTCGACACCGGCGTCGTTCAGGATGTACTCGAAGTCGTTCGGCGTGAGCCGGTAGTTCAGCGGCGTGTGGATCGCGCCATTCTGCATGATGCCGTAGGCGGCTTCGAGGTGGTAGTGGGTGTTCGGATCGAGCACCGCCACCCGGTCGCCCTTCTCGATACCGCGGGACTGGAGGAAGGCGGCGAACCCATCCGCTCGCTCGCCGACCTCGTCGTACGTGTAGCGTTCCCCGGTCGTCGCCACGACTGCCTCCTCGTCACCGTAGTACTCGCGGGCCCTGTCGAGGAACTCCGTCACCAGGAGCGGTTTCTGCATGCTCTCACGGTCTCCGTGCGAGTCCATAATTGTTTTTGTGAATGGTTCGGCGCGACGGGAGTCGGCAGTCGCCGGACGGAGTTGAGAGTGTGACACGTACCCACAGGTTGAAGTCTGTCGGGG contains these protein-coding regions:
- a CDS encoding heavy metal translocating P-type ATPase, yielding MGARTTHLDVTGMTCANCSTTVEDALTALDGVRGATVNAATDGGTVEYDPDAISLREVVDAIEDAGYGVVTETVTVAITDMTCANCARTNEVALESVPGVVDAEVNYATDEARVTYLPRDASIDALYDAVEDAGYSPVREESDGTDARDAARRGEIRKQRRLTLFGAVLATPLLLALAEKFLLGGGVFPDRIFGVTVGWVMFLLATPVQAVLGRPFYRNAYKALVKNRRANMDVLIALGSSTAYLYSVAVLLGAVAGGLYFDTAALILVFITLGNYLEARSKGQAGEALRKLLEMEADTATVVRDGREEEIPLEDVEVGDRMKVRPGEKVPTDGVVVSGQSAVDESMVTGESVPVEKGVGDEVIGSTINENGVLVVEATKVGADTALQSIVRTVSEAQSRQPEIQNLADRISAYFVPAVIANAVVWGVGWYLAPETLAEAVAWLPVWGLVVGGPVVAGGAVSTFEFAVIVFASAVLIACPCALGLATPAATMVGTTIGARHGVLFKGGDVLERARDVDTVVFDKTGTLTQGEMELTDVVALGEGALPDGGQLRRPDSRTEDDVLRLAATAERGSEHPLARAIVAGAEARGIEVGDADGFENVPGHGVRARIDGSALPGTGGDGPVEVLVGNRKLLRDNGIDPAPAADTMERLEREGKTAMLVGRVPAGTDGVPAGTDGVPAGTDGVPAGTFDADGGELLGIVATADTVKERATEAVSGLRARGLDVLLLTGDNERTARAVAERVGIDPANVRAGVLPEDKSDAVEAIQSEGRRAMMVGDGVNDAPALAVAYVGCAIGSGTDVAIEAADVTLMRADPLDVVKAIRISEATLAKIKQNLVWALGYNTAMIPLASLGLLQPALAAGAMAISSVSVLTNSLLFRRYVPDHDYELLGRLR
- a CDS encoding sensor histidine kinase, which gives rise to MADGRDDGDSTTTEVLDRLSEGVFGLDTDWRFTYLNETGRAVIRDAAGESVSVSELVGRNIWEVVPEAVGTTFEQRYREAMRTGERVCFDAYYEPLDAWLAVRASPSETGLSVCFRDITERRRRHDRVASRETVLREIYETIADRESTFEERVDDLLRIGQRVLGMDYGTLSRVRGDEYVFEVVRSPGDLEAGDTVDLAATNCERIVLTEETLVLGNVAEDAPDLVERAGNRDWGISCYLGTPVFVGDEVYGTFCFYDSDPRTEQFSDWEVTLVDLMGRWVSAALERKLTKDRLCRQNDRLEKFATLVSHDLRNPLNVAEGWLEVAREECKSEALGNVANSHERMLTIVDDLLILARAGRAVDDPVDLELGEVAADAWAQVETATATLTVDLDRDASGDRTRIQQLFENLFRNCVEHGSTSSRPEADSSVVRASIHDRTQSDDSVKDGGDDTADDTPGLSITVGPLPDGFYVADDGVGIPEAERDHVIEFGYTTADDGTGIGLGIVEDVATAHGWTVTVTESEDGGARFEFRNVT
- a CDS encoding tyrosine-type recombinase/integrase, whose translation is MTDVHPLDERIDGIAIVPDGTEEYLNPRQVVDYAEHRRRFIQWMLAEGKSPDDGEGYARRTARGRSYRANDFYEWTWDRRDTYTTTVTHADADAYMEELAYGDKAPDSKANVQKAIQTLFKWRHHAIGDEQWDPERTFSNDQSTTTSRDFLTEEERRRIREAALEYGTVPNYNGLSPDERDRWKIHLAQRYEIPKDEIGPRHFEQANGFKIPSLVFTALDCGLRPVEVERATVAWVDTERNLLRVPKEGSRKDDNEWASALTDRTARMLSRWLSERRHRPKYEGTEALWQTREGNPFTSDSLSYVLDRLCEIAGIDTTNRSLSWYSIRRSTTTYIIDESDLSTAQNQLRHKSPQTTARYDQSPPEKRRDVLDRLE
- a CDS encoding gamma carbonic anhydrase family protein — its product is MVLRTLDGVEPTVHEDAYVDDDAVVIGDVTLERAASVWPNATLRGDHYPIVVGEESNVQDNAVLHEDAVLGPRVTVGHSAIVHAATVEEEALIGMGAIVLDDATVGEGAIVAAGSVVTGGTDVPPGSLVAGTPAEVIKEVDGEMGSIAADEYVKRGAQYAESSRVVDED
- a CDS encoding long-chain-fatty-acid--CoA ligase; translation: MQKPLLVTEFLDRAREYYGDEEAVVATTGERYTYDEVGERADGFAAFLQSRGIEKGDRVAVLDPNTHYHLEAAYGIMQNGAIHTPLNYRLTPNDFEYILNDAGVDAIYADYDYAEKVEAIRDDVPTSTFVTNDPDAVDGDWEGFDAVVESAGADYDRPEMSEDEVITINYTSGTTGDPKGVMRTHRCETLHAYLTAIHQKITDDDVYLWTLPMFHVNGWGHIYAITGMGATHVCTRGINAEWIFETVREENVSYLCGAPTVLNMLIDYYEDHDEPTEGDNDVRIATAGSAPPEATIRTVEDEFGWYLMQVYGATETGPLITTSEARRHFDDDSRDRFRVKKRQGLGFLGTEVRVVDEDGEDVPRDDETIGEVVVRGNQVMEGYWEMPEATEEAFSERAEGYYHMGDLATVDENGMISIQDRKKDIIITGGENVSSIELEDTLFDHEAVGNVAVVPAPSERWGEEPKAFVVPANGNPDDPGVTAEELIAFTRERLAGFKTLKQVEFVDTLPTTATGKIQKYELRSKEWEDEDRMVGEG
- a CDS encoding AIM24 family protein, which translates into the protein MKLEEFTRSNAPAEGGDGFQRENKRLLDIPVDGTVMVKAGSMIGYTGDLTFTGKSSAEGGLTGFVKDAVSSEGTPVMEAEGHGHLYVADQGKKVQVLDLREEEAISVNGTDVLAFESSVDYEISTIGGLSEAAAGGLTNVYLSGPGQVAVTTHGDPLVLTPPVVTDPDATVAWSTDLSPSVGTNKAIEIGQTSGESIQMEFTGTDGFVVIQPHEEGPQV